CGGCAGGACCACGAGGCCAACGCTAAAGCCCGCGCCCAGCAATTGCTGGAGGAGGCCGAAGCCAAGGCCAGCCGCATCCGCGACGAGCGGATCCAACAGTCGAAAGACAAGTTCCGCAACCTCAAACAGGAGTTTGAGCAGGAGAGCCGCCGCCAAAAACAAGCCCTGGACCAGGAGCTGATTGAGCGCCGCGCCGCCGTAGTAGAGCAGGAGCAAAGCATTAAAAAGCTGAGCGAAACCACGCAAAAGCAGCTGGAGCAGCTGCAGCGCAAGGAAAAAGACCTCGATACCACCCGCGAAAAAATTGAAACCCAGGCGCAGCAGCTGCGCGAAAAGCTGGAAGGCCAGGAAGAGCGCCGCCAGCAGGCTCACGATGCCCAGCTAGCCAAGCTGCAGCAGAAAGAGCACGACGCCGAAGCCAAGCTACAGCAGGTACAGCAGCAGCTGGAAACGATTTCGGGCCTGACGGCCGCCGAAGCCCGCGAGCAGCTGGTGGAGTCGCTGAAGAACGAAGCCCAGATTCAGGCTTCCAGCTACATTAAAGATGTGGTGGCCCAGAGCAAGCTCACGGCTACTAAAGACGCCAAGAAAGTGGTGCTGGAAACCATTCAGCGCACCGCGGCCGAGCACGCCATTGAAAACTGCGTGTCCATCTTCAATATCGAATCTGACGATGTGAAGGGCAAGATTATCGGCCGCGAGGGCCGTAACATCCGCGCCCTGGAAGCCGCTACCGGCGTGGAGATTATTGTAGATGATACGCCCGAGGCTATCATCATTTCCGGTTTTGACCCGGTGCGCCGCGAGGTGGCCCGTCTGTCGCTGCACTTACTGGTGAAAGACGGCCGGATTCACCCGGCCCGCATTGAGGAGATTGTGGCCAAAACCCGCAAGAACATTGATGAGGAAATCGTCGAAATCGGCGAAAAAACCATCATCGACCTCGGCATTCACGGCCTGCACCCCGAGCTGATTAAGATGGTGGGTCGCATGCGTTTCCGCTCTTCTTACGGCCAGAATCTGCTGCAGCACTCCCGCGAAGTAGCCAACCTCTGCGCCACCATGGCCGCCGAGCTGGGCCTGAACGTGAAGCACGCCAAACGTGCCGGTCTGCTGCACGACATCGGTAAAGTAAGCACCGAGGAGCCCGAGCTACCCCACGCCATTCTGGGCATGGAGATGGCCAAGAAGTACAAAGAGCATCCCGACGTGGTAAACGCCATTGGCGCCCACCACGATGAAATTGAGATGACGGCCATGATTTCGCCGCTGGTGCAGGCCTGCGACGCCATTTCCGGCTCGCGCCCCGGCGCCCGCCGCGAGATGATGGAAAGCTACATCAAGCGCCTGAAGCAACTGGAGGAAACCGCCGTTTCGTTTGATGGTGTACTGCAGTGCTATGCTATTCAGGCCGGCCGCGAGCTGCGCGTGATGGTAAACGCCGACAACGTAACCGATGACCGGGCCCAGGAGCTGAGCTACGAAATCTCGCAGAAAATCGAGAAGGAAATGCAGTACCCCGGCCAGATCAAGATTACGGTTATCCGGGAAATGCGCGCCGTGGCTTACGCCAAGTAAAACGGCGAAACTGTATTCCATTAAAAAGCCTCCGCAGCGTTAGTTGCGGAGGCTTTTTGTTGTTGGTAGCTCGTGGGTTGATATGCGTCAATAACTTATATCTTGCTTCAAATTAGCGGGCTCACGTTGTATTATTTCTACTGATGAATTCTCATTATTTCCGGGCAGCTTGGAGCATAGTTCTCTTAGGGTTAGCAACCGGTTGCAGTATTTACGCACCTATGTTGCCTATTGCGCCCGTGCTACGGGATAAAAATCAGGCCGAAGCAGCGGCGGCAGTTCACATTAATGGCCGTATACAGGGGAATGTAGCCTATTCGCCTATCCAGCATTTATTGCTAACAACGGCTGGAAGCTACCAGAAAAGAGGCTCTACTGAGGACACAACTCATTTTTATAATCGTCAATACGAAGTAGGGATTGGTACTTATTGGCCGGTAGCTAAATCCTGGTTGTTCAGCGGGCAATTGGGCTACGGTCAGGCTGAAAGCCAGCGGGCCTTTAAAGGCATAAGAAATATTGTGGTGTTGGACCCGGGTTACGATAAGTATAGAACCCATTACAACAAGTTTTACGGGCAGGTAGCGGCCTCTGTGGATATAAGCAGAGTAACTCTGGGGCTTTCCTACCGACGCACCTGGATAGATTTCAAGTCGCTTACCTACAACGAGGAAGCGTTGCCTTTTCGCCGCATGATCCGCAATGAGCCCATGCTTTTTGTGCGTACCGGCGTTACCCGCCAAACAGCCTCTTTTCTGAAGCTACAGGTTACTCTGGGTGGCTCCTTTAATTCGGGTAATAATTTAAATAACGCTGATGATCCACTGGACTGGCATAGAAATAATCTACGGGAAGATATAATCACGTACAGCATAGGGCTAATATTTCACCCGCACTATTTGCCAAAGCGTACTGAGTAGGGTACATCCTTAATGGGGAGAAACAGAGGGTTGCCAAAAATCCGGGGCAGTTACTTTTGCTTTAGATATCGAAACACATTATTCAGCCCCTCCGCCCAGGTAGGGTGTGCAAATACCATGTCCTGCAGCTGCTGATACCGTAGCCGCCCGGCCATAGCCAGCTGAAACATGGCCATGATTTCGCCGCCCTGCTCACAGAAGATGGCGGCACCCAGGATTCGGTCCTGCTTATCTACCAGCACTTTCCAGAAGCCGGCCGTCCGGCCGGTTTCGCGGGCGCGGCCAATGGTGCGCACGGGCAGCTTGGCCACGCGGTAAGCAATGCCCTGCTCCCGCGCCTGCTGCTCAGAGAGGCCAATGCGCCCCAGCTGCGGCTGCGTGAAAACCACGTAGGGCAGGGGGCGATTCTTGGCCGAGCGGCGCCGGCCATGCAGCAACTTATCCCGCACTATGCGGTAGTCGTCGTAGCTGATGTGGGTGAACTGGGGGCCGCCGTGCACGTCGCCCAGCGCGTACACGCCGCGCACCTTGGTTTGCAGCTGACTGTTTACGTGGATATAGCCGTGCTCATCGGTTTTAATGCCGGCAGCCTCCAGGCCCAAGTCATCGGTGTTGGGCTGGCGGCCGGTAGCTACCAGCAGGTGGGAGCCCGCCAGGCGGCGCTGTCCCGAGGCGGTTTGCGCGGTAACGGTAATAGTAGCTGCTTCCTGCGGCTGCGAAACCCGGTGAACCCTGGCGCCCAGCACGACTTCAATGCCCATTTCTTCCAACAGGTGCTGCAGGGCTTCGCTGACATCAGTATCCTCGTGCCCCAGCAGCTGACTACTGGAATCAATAATGGTAACGCGGCTCCCGAACCGCCGAAACATATACCCAAACTCTACCCCGATGTAGCCGCCGCCCAGGATAACCAGGTGCTCGGGCAGCTCGCGCAAATCCAGCAATTGGGTAGGGGTGAGGTAACTGGTTTTTAGCAGGCCGTCTATTTTTGGAATGGCGGCCCGGGTGCCGGTATTAATGAAAATGAGCGGGGCAGTAATTTCTTGAGCAACGCGGCCGCCGCTCATTACCTGCACGGTGCGCGGGCCGGTGAAAGTAGCGTGGCCGTGCAAAACCCGGATGTTGGGATGCTCGGGCGTGAGGTTGTGCTGCACTCCGGCACGCGTTTTTTCGATGATGGCATCTTTGCGGTCCATGGCGGCGGCCAGGTCCAGCACCGGCGTGCCTGCCTGAATGCCATAAGCAGCCGCATCCCGAATTTGCTGCAGGCGCTCGGCAGAAGTGAGCAGGGCCTTCGTGGGCGAGCAGCCAAAGTTGATGCAGGAACCACCCAGCAGGTGCCGCTCTACGAGAATTACCTTTTTGCCGGCATCGGCCAGGCTACCGGCCAGGGGGTTGCCGGCCTGGCCGGAGCCAATAATCAGCGCGTCGCAGGAAATGCGTTGCAGAGCCATAAGCAGCGAGGAAGAACAGGCAGGAAATACAAAACTTGCTTTCCTTACGGCTCAAACTCAGCTGTGGCTACACAACGAAACAGGCTTTTCGTCGTTGTGCCCCATATCATTGCCCTTGCTTAGCTTATGAATACTTCCTTACGCGCCCTGTTTTCTGTTTGCCTGTTGGGGCTGGCCAGCTGCCGCTCCATGTACTTTCCGCCTACCCCCAATGCCCCCATGCTTACCCAGCAGGGCGAGTTTAGTGGTGGTGCCCACGTTAATTTTCAAGGGAATTTCACAGCCCAGGGCGCCTACGCCGTTACCGACGGGCTGGGCGTTATCGGCACGGCATCCTTTCTGCACACCGACAAAAAGCGCAAAGCCCTCGACCATGATTTTGCCGAGTTGGGGGCAGGCTACTTCACCCGCCTGGGCGACCACCGCGTGATTGAAGGCTATGCCGGCTACGGCTTCGGCACCAGCCACCGCACCGAGCGCGACGGGGATGGTATGGTGACAGAGCGCCTCGATGCTAAGCTGGAAAAGGTATTTGTGCAGGTGAACTACAGCTCCAAAGACAGCAAAGTGGTGCGGGCGCTGGGCCGCGAATGGCCCATCAGCTACGGCACGGCCCTGCGTGTGAGCTTCATGAACATGTATGACTTCAAGCTGAATGGAGTGCCCGGCCCTAATGAAAAGAACATTCTGCTGGAGCCCATTACCTGGACGCGCGTGCAGCTGGCCGGCCCTTTGCAGTTTCAGTTCATCAGCGGCAGCAACTTTGGCCTGCGCCACCGCAAGTACATGAAGGCCTCTAACTCCGTCTTCAATTTCGGCCTGCTGATGAATATTGGTGGGCAGCCGGGGAAGCGGTAGGACTATAAACTGCTCGGTAATTTCAAGTGCCAGCTTTCAGGAAGAAGTGAATGCCCCGCAAAGCATTAATGCAATGGTTTCCCCAATGCGTTTCAAAGTCAAACTTGAACTGCCAGATAGCGTGCTCTTTACAGTATTCTATGGGTAAATCATAGATAACTAAGGCCTTTTTCAAGTCCTGATAAATGTCGCCTAAGTCATCCAGCAAATCGCAGCAAACCGGCTCATCATCTCTCAGATCAGTGGGCGCGAATACGCTCCAGTAGTAGCGGTTAGTGCCTAGACGGAGGGAAAGAGTCTGAAGGGTTTCAGAAAAATGGGTTTTGTGGATGAATTCGTCAAACTCCATATCGGATGGTAAATCCATCCACTCGAGTTGAATCGATAGTTGGTAAAGGTGAAGGAGATGATGCTGCGTGGCTCTCAAAAAGGAAGTAGAATCTTCTTCCTCTTTTGGATTGGTAACGAATTCACATAATGCTCTGGCTGCCAGCACAAATGAGCTGATAAGATTAGTATTCAAAGCTTACTTATAAACAGTAGTTGCGAAACAGAAGAGGATAGCAAGATGAATACGTAGGCAAAATAGACAGACATAATAAAAAAGCCCCGACTCACGCCGGGGCTTTTTCTATTTACTCGAAAGCAATAAAGCTTACGCTTCTACTTTTTCGCCTTGCAGTACGCGCAGCATCGTCTCGCCAATTTCGGCGGGCGAATCTACTACGTGGATACCGCACTCGCGCATGATGGCCATTTTAGCCGCTGCCGTGTCGTCGGCACCGCCTACAATAGCACCGGCGTGGCCCATGCGGCGGCCGGGAGGCGCGGTTTGGCCGGCAATGAAGCCTACCACAGGTTTTTTGTTGCCGGTTTCCTTGATCCAGCGGGCTGCCTCGGCTTCCATGCCGCCGCCAATTTCGCCAATCATCACGATGCCCTCAGTTTCGGGGTCGTTCATGAGCATTTCCACGGCTTCTTTGGTGGTAGTACCAATGATGGGGTCACCGCCAATGCCGATGGCCGTGGTCTGGCCCAGGCCGGCTTTGGTGAGCTGGTCTACGGCTTCGTAGGTCAGGGTGCCCGACTTGGACACGATGCCTACGCGGCCTTTCTGGAAAATGAAGCCGGGCATGATACCCACTTTGCACTCGCCGGCTGTCATCACGCCGGGGCAGTTTGGGCCAATCATGCGCAGGCCGTCGCGGCCTTTCAGGTATTCCTTTACCGCAATCATGTCCTTGGTTGGAATGCCTTCGGTGATGGTTACGATAACTTTAATGCCGGCATCAGCTGCTTCCATAATGGCATCAGCGGCAAAAGCCGGGGGCACGAAAATGATGCTGGTATCGGCGCCGGTTTTCTCTACGGCCTCGGCCACGGTGTTGAACACGGGGCGCTCCAGGTGCTGGGTACCACCTTTGCCGGGCGTTACGCCGCCCACCACGTTGGTGCCGTACTCAATCATCTGCTGGGCGTGGAACGAGCCTTCGGAGCCGGTAAAGCCCTGCACAATCACTTTAGAATCCTTGTTGACCAGAACACTCATAGAAGTGGGGTTAGCGGAAATGCGGGTTGAGGGTGGGAATGCCCGGCGGCCCAGGTGGGTTACCGGTCCGCAAAAGTATGCTTTTTTAGGTGTAGCGCGAAACGGCATTTCCACCGTGTATAGAAGGGATACTGCGCCGCACTTCCTGGCTCCCATCTGAAATCCGTACCTTTGCGGGCTACATCTCACAAAACTGCCCACCCATTTCCATGTACCTGAACCATATCATTGAGGCCGTTGGTAATACTCCGCTGGTGAAACTCAATAAAGTCACTGATGGCATTAAAGGCACCATCCTGGCCAAAGTGGAATATTTTAACCCTGGCAACTCGGTGAAAGACCGGATGGCCATTAAGATGGTGGAAGATGCCGAGAAGGCAGGCCTGCTGAAGCCCGGCGGTACCATCATTGAGGGCACTAGCGGCAATACCGGCATGGGCCTGGCGCTGGTGGCCATTTCTAAGGGCTACAAGTGCATCTTTGTAATGAGCGACAAGCAAAGCAAAGAAAAGCAGGATATTCTGCGGGCCGTAGGGGCCGAAGTGGTGGTTTGCCCGGTAGACGTGGCCCCGGAAGACCCGCGCTCCTATTACTCCGTTGCCCGTCGACTGAGCCAGGAAACCCCCAATTCGTTCTATCCCAACCAATACGATAACCTCTCCAACGCGGCGTCGCACTACGAAACCACGGGCCCCGAAATCTGGAATAGCACCGAGGGCCAGATTACTCATTTGGCGGCGGGCGTAGGTACGGGCGGCACCATCTGCGGCACGGCCAAGTTTCTGAAGGAGCGTAACCCCGGGGTGGTCTCCATTGGTCTCGATACTTATGGCTCCGTTTTCAAAAAGTACAAGGAAACCGGTATCTTTGATGAGAACGAAATTTATCCCTACAAAACGGAAGGTATAGGGGAGGATATTCTCCCCAAGAACGTTGACTTTGACCTGATAGACCAGTTTATCAAAGTAACCGACCAGGATGCCGCCCTCATGACGCGTCGCTTGGCCAAAGAAGAAGGCCTCTTTGTAGGCTGGTCCTGTGGCTCGGCAGTGCATGGGGCATTAGAGTATGCCAAAGAGCACTTACAAGAGGCAGACACCATGGTTATCATTCTGCCAGACCATGGCACCCGCTACCTCGGAAAAATCTACAACGACGACTGGATGCGCGAGCAAGGCTGGTTGTAGAGTTTCACTTCCCCTGTTTTTGCGGATGGCAGGGCCCACGCGTACCAATGCCCATAGCCATGCCTAAGAAACTGCGCAATGTTGTGCTGGTGGATGACAATGAAACCACCAGCTTTCTGAATAACCGTTTGCTTAGCCGTTTGGACGTAGCTGAAAGCGTGCAGTCCTTTTCCCGCGCCGAAGAAGCCTATGCTTTTCTGTGGGGCGATGGTTCTGCCGGTACCGGCACCAGCTCGGAAAAAGCAGCCAGCCTGATTTTTCTGGATCTGAAAATGCCCGGTATGGATGGCTTCGAGTTCCTGAAGCTATATGATGCTCTACCCGAGCAGGCCAAGGAAAATACGGTCATGACCGTACTCACCACCTCTATGCATTCCGCCGACACCGCTCGGGTGGCGCAGTACAAGGATGTGGAGTACCTGGCCAAGCCGCTCACGGAAGAGAAAATGAATAAGCTCATGGCAAAGCGGTTTCAGGACAAGTAAGACGTTGCTATTTGAGTTAAACAAAAAAAGCCTTCTGCTGATCAGCAGAAGGCTTTTTTGTTTTTGATAGTGCCCGGCCTTGCTACACTACGGCGTCTACAAACCGGAAGGCTTCGCCATCAAACAGGCCTTTGTCGCTGAGCTTAAGGCTGGGAATCACCAGCAAAGCCATAAAAGACAGCGTCATGAACGGAGCCTGCAGCGGGGAGCCCAGCTGCTTGGCCAGGGCATCTACGGCGGCATAGGCCTCCGCCACGTGGTAGCCGTCTTTATCCGACATCAGCCCGGCTACGGGCAGGGGCAGGAGCATCTCCTGCCCATCGGGCCCTACAGCCGCCAGGCCGCCTTTGGCTTCCATCACCAGGTTTACGGCGCGGGCCAGGCTCTCATTGTCGCAGCCTACGGCCGTGATGTTGTGCGAGTCGTGGCCTACGCTGCTGGCCAGTGCCCCCTGTTTCAGGCCGAAACCCTGGATGAAGGATACCGCGGGCGGGGCGGCGTGGTAGCGGTTTACCACGGTGAGCTTGAGAACATCCTGCGGCACATCAGCTACCACATAGCCATCCTGCACGGTGGCGGCCATATCATGGCGGGCGGTAATAAGCTGCCCGTCGAAGCACTCCATCAC
The Hymenobacter sp. DG25B genome window above contains:
- the sucD gene encoding succinate--CoA ligase subunit alpha, translated to MSVLVNKDSKVIVQGFTGSEGSFHAQQMIEYGTNVVGGVTPGKGGTQHLERPVFNTVAEAVEKTGADTSIIFVPPAFAADAIMEAADAGIKVIVTITEGIPTKDMIAVKEYLKGRDGLRMIGPNCPGVMTAGECKVGIMPGFIFQKGRVGIVSKSGTLTYEAVDQLTKAGLGQTTAIGIGGDPIIGTTTKEAVEMLMNDPETEGIVMIGEIGGGMEAEAARWIKETGNKKPVVGFIAGQTAPPGRRMGHAGAIVGGADDTAAAKMAIMRECGIHVVDSPAEIGETMLRVLQGEKVEA
- the rny gene encoding ribonuclease Y, which gives rise to MPDILYIVVAAVVALALGVFIGRQLAGKARQDHEANAKARAQQLLEEAEAKASRIRDERIQQSKDKFRNLKQEFEQESRRQKQALDQELIERRAAVVEQEQSIKKLSETTQKQLEQLQRKEKDLDTTREKIETQAQQLREKLEGQEERRQQAHDAQLAKLQQKEHDAEAKLQQVQQQLETISGLTAAEAREQLVESLKNEAQIQASSYIKDVVAQSKLTATKDAKKVVLETIQRTAAEHAIENCVSIFNIESDDVKGKIIGREGRNIRALEAATGVEIIVDDTPEAIIISGFDPVRREVARLSLHLLVKDGRIHPARIEEIVAKTRKNIDEEIVEIGEKTIIDLGIHGLHPELIKMVGRMRFRSSYGQNLLQHSREVANLCATMAAELGLNVKHAKRAGLLHDIGKVSTEEPELPHAILGMEMAKKYKEHPDVVNAIGAHHDEIEMTAMISPLVQACDAISGSRPGARREMMESYIKRLKQLEETAVSFDGVLQCYAIQAGRELRVMVNADNVTDDRAQELSYEISQKIEKEMQYPGQIKITVIREMRAVAYAK
- a CDS encoding response regulator, which gives rise to MPKKLRNVVLVDDNETTSFLNNRLLSRLDVAESVQSFSRAEEAYAFLWGDGSAGTGTSSEKAASLIFLDLKMPGMDGFEFLKLYDALPEQAKENTVMTVLTTSMHSADTARVAQYKDVEYLAKPLTEEKMNKLMAKRFQDK
- a CDS encoding mercuric reductase, with translation MALQRISCDALIIGSGQAGNPLAGSLADAGKKVILVERHLLGGSCINFGCSPTKALLTSAERLQQIRDAAAYGIQAGTPVLDLAAAMDRKDAIIEKTRAGVQHNLTPEHPNIRVLHGHATFTGPRTVQVMSGGRVAQEITAPLIFINTGTRAAIPKIDGLLKTSYLTPTQLLDLRELPEHLVILGGGYIGVEFGYMFRRFGSRVTIIDSSSQLLGHEDTDVSEALQHLLEEMGIEVVLGARVHRVSQPQEAATITVTAQTASGQRRLAGSHLLVATGRQPNTDDLGLEAAGIKTDEHGYIHVNSQLQTKVRGVYALGDVHGGPQFTHISYDDYRIVRDKLLHGRRRSAKNRPLPYVVFTQPQLGRIGLSEQQAREQGIAYRVAKLPVRTIGRARETGRTAGFWKVLVDKQDRILGAAIFCEQGGEIMAMFQLAMAGRLRYQQLQDMVFAHPTWAEGLNNVFRYLKQK
- a CDS encoding DUF5063 domain-containing protein, which encodes MNTNLISSFVLAARALCEFVTNPKEEEDSTSFLRATQHHLLHLYQLSIQLEWMDLPSDMEFDEFIHKTHFSETLQTLSLRLGTNRYYWSVFAPTDLRDDEPVCCDLLDDLGDIYQDLKKALVIYDLPIEYCKEHAIWQFKFDFETHWGNHCINALRGIHFFLKAGT